Proteins encoded within one genomic window of Streptomyces profundus:
- a CDS encoding MFS transporter, with translation MKHPAGHPDRWKILAILCLSLVLIGLDTLILNLALPSIQTDLGASSSQLQWTVDSYALAFGGLLLMAGGLSDRFGRRRLLALGLTAFALTSLGAAFASSPELLITFRALMGISAALMMPATLAIIKDVFPLEEQGKAIGIWSGAAAVGVPLGPLVSGLLLEHFWWGSLFLINVPLAAVALFGAAKLIPESRAENHPGLDLVGALLSVAGLVAIVYGLVEAPHNGWTDPVTLASLTLGLALMAAFVAWERHTPKPMITIGLFLNSRYGGGALAIACTSFGLYSGLYLLTQYLQSVLELDPLGAGLRMLAIGTMMIGAPLSPRLVERLGLKVTVVVGLVLCAAGLGVLAGLGVDDQTQALVGLAVFGLGMGIALPAAVDAILVVSAARQAGAGSAVADVGMQVGGALGIAVSGSLIVTLYRSELPAADQLPGGVGDTVRESLAGATAVAEQTGGATGQRLLETAQQAFVSGFAATLTVAAAVAAIGAVVSAFVLPRTRLDPEADGSEPGDPHRETADTATGS, from the coding sequence GTGAAGCACCCCGCCGGTCATCCGGACCGTTGGAAGATCCTGGCGATCCTGTGCCTGAGCCTGGTCCTCATCGGCCTGGACACCCTGATCCTCAACCTCGCGCTGCCCAGCATCCAGACCGACCTGGGCGCCAGCAGCAGCCAACTCCAGTGGACGGTCGACTCCTACGCGCTGGCCTTCGGCGGGCTGTTGCTGATGGCCGGTGGCCTCTCCGACCGCTTCGGCCGCAGGCGGCTGCTCGCGCTCGGCCTCACCGCCTTCGCCCTCACCAGCCTGGGCGCCGCGTTCGCCAGCAGCCCCGAACTGCTCATCACCTTCCGGGCGTTGATGGGCATCTCCGCGGCGCTGATGATGCCGGCCACCCTGGCGATCATCAAGGACGTCTTCCCCCTGGAGGAGCAGGGCAAGGCCATCGGCATCTGGTCGGGCGCCGCGGCCGTCGGCGTGCCGCTCGGCCCGCTGGTCAGCGGCCTGCTCCTGGAACACTTCTGGTGGGGCTCGCTGTTCCTCATCAACGTGCCGCTCGCCGCCGTCGCCCTCTTCGGCGCGGCCAAGCTCATCCCCGAGTCCCGCGCGGAGAACCACCCGGGACTCGACCTGGTGGGCGCCCTGCTCTCCGTCGCCGGGCTGGTCGCGATCGTCTACGGCCTCGTCGAGGCCCCGCACAACGGCTGGACCGACCCCGTCACCCTGGCCTCCCTGACCCTCGGCCTCGCCCTGATGGCGGCCTTCGTCGCCTGGGAGCGCCACACCCCCAAGCCCATGATCACCATCGGGCTCTTCCTCAACAGCCGCTACGGCGGCGGGGCGCTCGCCATCGCCTGCACCTCCTTCGGCCTCTACAGCGGCCTCTACCTCCTCACCCAGTACCTTCAGTCGGTCCTCGAACTCGACCCGCTCGGCGCCGGTCTACGGATGCTCGCCATCGGCACGATGATGATCGGCGCGCCGCTCTCGCCCCGCCTGGTCGAACGCCTGGGGCTGAAGGTCACGGTGGTGGTCGGCCTGGTGCTGTGCGCCGCGGGGTTGGGCGTCCTGGCCGGCCTCGGGGTCGACGACCAGACCCAGGCGCTGGTCGGTCTCGCCGTCTTCGGCCTTGGCATGGGCATCGCGCTTCCCGCGGCCGTCGACGCGATCCTGGTGGTCTCCGCCGCCCGGCAGGCCGGCGCCGGTTCGGCCGTCGCCGATGTCGGCATGCAGGTCGGCGGCGCCCTGGGCATCGCCGTCTCGGGCAGTCTCATCGTCACCCTCTACCGGTCCGAGCTGCCCGCGGCCGACCAACTGCCCGGGGGCGTGGGGGACACCGTCAGGGAGTCCCTCGCCGGCGCCACCGCCGTCGCCGAACAGACGGGCGGCGCCACCGGCCAACGGCTGCTGGAGACCGCCCAGCAGGCGTTTGTCTCCGGCTTCGCCGCGACCCTCACCGTCGCGGCGGCCGTCGCCGCGATCGGTGCCGTCGTCTCCGCGTTCGTCCTGCCGCGCACCCGGCTCGACCCCGAGGCGGACGGCTCCGAGCCGGGTGACCCCCACCGCGAGACCGCCGACACCGCGACCGGCTCCTGA
- the aepY gene encoding phosphonopyruvate decarboxylase has protein sequence MISAEDFCALLEARGYTTASGVPCSHFGGPIALLGAREGRYVPAPNEGSALAVAAGAALAGRRAYVMLQNSGLGNLINPLTSLVMMYRLPVLTFTSLRGWPDAATDEPQHAVMGPATPRLLDALGTPHHILREDGGPAAFEAILDATDGELAAGRAPFVLVERGAIGGVAVEPPAGKPGLTAAHAIRVVTKALPEALVIATTGYTGRDAFAVADRPGAFYMQGSMGHAPSLALGVALAHPERTVVVLDGDGALLMHLGALSMIGHLAPPNLVHVVLDNGVHESTGGQPTTSSTTSFTEAALAAGYVSATSCAREQDLARAVGVADAAEGPALVRVPTLPRTGEMPPRATAALGPEAMRDRFLGALGAAEPPRS, from the coding sequence ATGATCAGCGCCGAGGACTTCTGTGCCCTGCTGGAGGCCCGTGGCTACACCACGGCCAGCGGCGTGCCCTGCTCCCACTTCGGGGGCCCCATCGCCCTGTTGGGCGCCCGGGAGGGCCGGTATGTGCCGGCGCCCAACGAGGGCAGCGCGCTGGCGGTGGCGGCCGGCGCCGCCCTCGCCGGACGGCGCGCCTATGTGATGTTGCAGAACTCGGGTCTCGGCAACCTCATCAACCCGCTCACCTCGCTGGTGATGATGTACCGGCTGCCCGTCCTGACGTTCACCAGCCTCAGGGGCTGGCCGGACGCGGCGACCGACGAGCCACAGCACGCCGTCATGGGTCCGGCCACCCCCCGGCTCCTGGACGCGCTCGGAACCCCGCACCACATCCTGCGCGAGGACGGCGGCCCGGCCGCGTTCGAGGCGATACTCGACGCCACGGACGGTGAACTCGCCGCGGGGCGGGCGCCGTTCGTCCTGGTCGAGCGGGGCGCCATCGGCGGGGTGGCCGTCGAACCGCCCGCCGGGAAGCCGGGGTTGACGGCGGCGCACGCCATCCGGGTGGTGACCAAGGCACTGCCCGAGGCCCTGGTCATCGCCACCACGGGCTACACCGGGCGCGACGCCTTCGCGGTCGCCGACCGTCCCGGCGCCTTCTACATGCAGGGGTCGATGGGACACGCGCCCTCCCTGGCGCTCGGCGTGGCACTCGCCCACCCCGAGCGGACCGTGGTCGTACTCGACGGCGACGGTGCGCTGTTGATGCACCTGGGGGCCCTGTCGATGATCGGCCATCTGGCGCCGCCGAACCTGGTCCATGTCGTGCTGGACAACGGGGTCCACGAGTCGACGGGGGGCCAGCCGACGACGTCCTCGACCACCTCGTTCACCGAGGCGGCGCTGGCGGCCGGCTATGTCAGCGCCACCTCGTGCGCGCGGGAGCAGGATCTGGCGCGGGCGGTCGGCGTGGCCGACGCGGCCGAAGGCCCCGCGCTGGTGCGGGTCCCGACGCTGCCACGCACCGGCGAGATGCCGCCACGGGCAACGGCCGCGTTGGGCCCCGAGGCGATGCGGGACCGGTTCCTCGGGGCGCTGGGCGCCGCCGAACCGCCCCGGAGCTGA
- a CDS encoding ArsR/SmtB family transcription factor, whose protein sequence is MGRPTELNVAVSDPARWLGERQHAQVLAPKLRALADETRLTLVLLIAQRPRTVKELQEATGLSQTLVSHHLAPLREQQLVEAIPKGRSNQYVMCCQALAEPLRVFASLAALDPQAVAACSSTASEGAEG, encoded by the coding sequence ATGGGACGTCCGACCGAACTCAACGTCGCCGTCAGCGATCCGGCGCGCTGGCTCGGCGAACGCCAGCACGCCCAGGTGCTCGCCCCCAAGCTGCGGGCGCTGGCCGACGAGACCCGGCTGACCCTGGTCCTGTTGATCGCCCAACGCCCCCGCACCGTCAAGGAGCTCCAGGAGGCGACCGGGCTCAGCCAGACGCTGGTCAGCCACCATCTCGCCCCGCTGCGCGAACAGCAGTTGGTGGAGGCCATCCCCAAGGGGCGCAGCAACCAGTACGTGATGTGCTGTCAGGCGCTGGCCGAGCCCCTGCGGGTCTTCGCCAGCCTCGCCGCGCTGGATCCGCAGGCGGTCGCGGCCTGTTCCAGCACCGCTTCCGAGGGCGCCGAGGGGTGA